Proteins encoded within one genomic window of Candidatus Eisenbacteria bacterium:
- the radC gene encoding DNA repair protein RadC → MASDRHRYGPAKGAARGPDPREQILSEGPRQASDADLLAAILGSGSASRRVHDMSARLLEDGGLHLLGHTSPQALLEIPSVGPAQACRVLAAVELGRRVWVRAGPAERPVRGPEDVQERCRGYAAARKEHFLALHLNTRQIVVREELVSVGSLNASIVHPREVFRSAILESAASLILVHNHPSGDPTPSDDDIRITMRLAEVGELVGIPLTDHVVLGESTYYSFRGSKLLK, encoded by the coding sequence ATGGCATCCGATCGACACCGCTACGGCCCGGCGAAGGGGGCCGCAAGGGGCCCCGATCCGCGCGAACAGATCCTGTCTGAGGGGCCTCGCCAGGCGAGCGACGCCGATCTGCTCGCCGCGATCCTCGGCTCCGGCTCAGCGAGCCGGCGCGTTCACGACATGTCGGCGCGGCTGCTCGAGGACGGCGGACTCCACTTGCTGGGGCACACCTCGCCGCAGGCCCTGCTCGAGATCCCTTCCGTCGGGCCGGCCCAGGCATGCAGAGTCCTGGCCGCTGTCGAGCTGGGGCGCCGCGTCTGGGTCCGCGCGGGGCCGGCCGAGCGCCCGGTCCGTGGACCGGAGGACGTGCAGGAGCGCTGCAGGGGATACGCCGCGGCGCGCAAGGAGCATTTCCTCGCCCTTCACCTCAACACGCGCCAGATCGTCGTGCGCGAGGAGCTGGTCTCGGTCGGGAGCTTGAACGCGAGCATCGTCCACCCGCGGGAGGTCTTTCGCAGCGCGATCCTGGAGAGCGCGGCGTCGCTGATCCTCGTTCACAACCACCCGTCGGGGGACCCGACGCCGAGCGACGACGACATCAGGATCACGATGCGCCTCGCCGAGGTCGGCGAGCTCGTCGGCATCCCGCTGACCGACCATGTGGTCCTTGGGGAGAGCACCTACTACTCGTTCAGGGGATCGAAACTGTTGAAGTAG
- the rfaE1 gene encoding D-glycero-beta-D-manno-heptose-7-phosphate kinase, with protein MQPHDPHLPNQDLFARMEGLPILVLGDLMLDRYIWGDTARISPEAPVPVVEARDETLRLGGAANVARNIRSLGGRPWLVGVVGDDPFGQDLRREIGANGIAADRIFTDPTRRTTTKTRIIARHQQVVRVDREDAREIGEIAAERVRGAVLAAARGAAGIVISDYGKGVIVKEILDDLLAAARARAVPVCVDPKETHFFSYRGATVLTPNLMEAGIAFGRKIGDRAALREAGHTLRSRLDAQSLLITQGEAGMTLFEADGSETHYPAVATEVFDVTGAGDTVVSTFAMVAAAGGSLKQAALLANHAAGIVVREIGTATATPAEIQASFARGADA; from the coding sequence ATGCAGCCACACGATCCACATCTACCCAACCAGGACCTCTTCGCCCGGATGGAAGGGCTTCCGATCCTCGTCCTGGGCGACCTGATGCTCGACCGCTACATCTGGGGCGACACCGCGCGGATCTCTCCGGAGGCCCCGGTGCCGGTCGTCGAGGCCCGCGACGAGACCCTGCGACTGGGAGGGGCGGCCAACGTGGCCCGCAACATCCGATCCCTCGGAGGGCGCCCGTGGCTGGTCGGGGTCGTCGGGGACGATCCCTTCGGACAGGACCTCCGGCGCGAGATCGGCGCCAACGGGATCGCGGCCGACCGGATCTTCACCGATCCCACGAGGCGCACGACGACGAAGACGCGCATCATCGCCCGCCACCAGCAGGTGGTCCGCGTCGACCGCGAGGACGCGCGCGAGATCGGGGAGATCGCCGCGGAGCGCGTCCGCGGGGCCGTCCTGGCGGCGGCGCGCGGCGCGGCGGGAATCGTGATCTCCGACTACGGCAAGGGAGTGATCGTGAAGGAGATCCTCGACGATCTCCTGGCCGCCGCGCGGGCGAGGGCCGTTCCGGTCTGCGTCGATCCCAAGGAGACCCACTTCTTTTCCTACAGGGGGGCGACCGTCCTGACGCCGAATCTGATGGAGGCCGGCATCGCCTTCGGCCGCAAGATCGGCGACCGGGCGGCCCTGAGGGAAGCGGGTCACACGCTGAGGAGCAGGCTCGATGCGCAGAGCCTCCTGATCACCCAAGGCGAAGCAGGGATGACCCTCTTCGAGGCCGACGGCAGCGAGACGCACTATCCGGCCGTCGCCACGGAAGTCTTCGACGTGACCGGCGCGGGGGACACGGTCGTCTCGACCTTCGCGATGGTCGCCGCGGCCGGAGGATCCCTCAAGCAGGCGGCCCTCCTCGCGAACCACGCCGCGGGGATCGTCGTCCGTGAGATCGGGACCGCGACCGCGACCCCTGCCGAGATCCAGGCTTCTTTCGCGCGGGGCGCGGATGCCTGA
- the rfaE2 gene encoding D-glycero-beta-D-manno-heptose 1-phosphate adenylyltransferase: MPEGASPSLAPLLSGESLERFLTQARLRGARVVFTNGCFDLIHPGHAAYLEEARALGDLLLVGLNTDRSVRLLKGPGRPLVPEDGRALLLRSLRSVDGVILFHEETPLSLIRLIRPAFLVKGGDYAPDAVVGAREILEWGGELRILPFRAGYSTSDLVFRIRNLKGDKPLSA, from the coding sequence ATGCCTGAAGGCGCATCGCCAAGTCTCGCCCCTCTTCTGTCGGGCGAATCCCTCGAGAGGTTCCTGACCCAGGCGCGCCTCAGGGGCGCCCGCGTCGTCTTCACCAACGGCTGCTTCGACCTGATCCACCCCGGTCACGCGGCCTACCTGGAGGAAGCCCGCGCCTTGGGCGACCTCCTCCTCGTCGGCTTGAACACCGATCGGTCGGTCCGGCTGCTAAAAGGCCCCGGCCGGCCCCTCGTCCCGGAGGACGGAAGGGCGCTTCTCCTCCGCTCCCTCCGCTCCGTCGACGGCGTGATCCTCTTCCACGAGGAGACCCCCCTGTCTCTGATCCGGCTCATCCGACCGGCCTTTCTCGTCAAGGGGGGCGACTATGCCCCGGACGCGGTGGTCGGGGCTCGGGAGATCTTGGAGTGGGGCGGCGAACTTCGCATCCTTCCATTCCGAGCCGGCTACTCGACATCGGATCTTGTGTTCAGAATCCGTAACCTCAAGGGAGATAAGCCACTTTCGGCTTGA
- a CDS encoding GTPase, translating to MAAGDRKRVLILGAGGRDFHNFNVHLRNRQDTEVVAFTATQIPHISDRTYPGALAGPLYPKGIPIVPEENLVQLIRERKVDEVILAYSDLSHETVMGLASIVLAQGADFRLMGPRTTMLESSKPVIAVVAARTGAGKSQTTRRVSRILREMGKKVVAIRHPMPYGDLVKQGVQRFEKIEDLARHKCTIEEMEEYEPHIVNGTIVYAGVDYEKILREAEKEADVLIWDGGNNDMSFYRPDLQIAVVDPLRPGHETRFHPGHANLLGADAVVINKIESASREAIETVRANIARANPKAVVIDAASPITVEDGEKIRGRRVLVVEDGPTLTHGGMAFGAGIVAATRYGAAEIVDPRPYLVGEIADTFRSYPMIGPLLPAMGYGERQVADLQATINKTPCDLVVIGTPIDIRRILKLERPSVRVTYELQEIGRPTLSEVLAEFFRRR from the coding sequence ATGGCAGCGGGCGATCGCAAGAGAGTCCTGATCCTCGGCGCGGGCGGGAGGGACTTCCACAACTTCAACGTCCATCTCAGGAACCGGCAGGATACCGAGGTCGTCGCCTTCACCGCGACCCAGATCCCCCACATCAGTGACCGGACATACCCCGGGGCCCTCGCCGGACCCCTCTACCCGAAGGGGATCCCGATCGTCCCCGAGGAGAACCTGGTCCAGCTGATCCGCGAGCGGAAGGTCGACGAGGTCATTCTCGCCTACAGCGACCTCTCCCACGAGACCGTGATGGGACTGGCCTCGATCGTGCTCGCCCAGGGGGCCGACTTCCGCCTCATGGGCCCGCGGACGACCATGCTCGAATCGTCCAAGCCGGTCATCGCCGTCGTCGCCGCGAGGACCGGTGCGGGGAAGAGCCAGACCACCCGCCGCGTCTCGCGAATCCTCCGGGAGATGGGGAAGAAGGTCGTCGCGATCCGCCACCCGATGCCCTACGGCGATCTGGTGAAGCAGGGCGTGCAGCGCTTCGAGAAGATCGAGGACTTGGCCCGGCACAAGTGCACGATCGAGGAGATGGAGGAGTACGAGCCCCACATCGTGAACGGGACGATCGTCTACGCCGGCGTCGACTACGAGAAGATCCTGCGGGAGGCCGAGAAGGAGGCCGACGTCCTGATCTGGGATGGTGGGAACAACGACATGTCGTTCTATCGTCCCGACCTGCAGATCGCCGTCGTCGACCCTCTCCGGCCCGGCCACGAGACCCGCTTCCATCCGGGGCACGCGAACCTCCTCGGGGCCGACGCGGTCGTCATCAACAAGATCGAGTCGGCCTCGCGAGAGGCGATCGAGACGGTCCGCGCCAACATCGCCCGCGCCAACCCGAAGGCCGTCGTGATCGACGCGGCCAGCCCGATCACCGTGGAGGACGGCGAGAAGATCCGCGGGCGGCGGGTCCTCGTCGTGGAGGATGGGCCGACCCTCACGCACGGGGGAATGGCCTTCGGCGCGGGGATCGTCGCGGCCACGCGCTACGGCGCCGCCGAGATCGTCGACCCGCGTCCCTACCTGGTGGGGGAGATCGCCGACACGTTCCGCTCCTACCCGATGATCGGTCCGCTGCTGCCGGCGATGGGGTACGGCGAGCGGCAGGTCGCCGACCTGCAGGCGACGATCAACAAGACGCCCTGCGACCTCGTCGTCATCGGCACGCCGATCGACATCCGCAGGATTCTCAAGCTCGAGCGGCCGTCGGTCCGCGTGACCTACGAGCTGCAGGAGATCGGCCGCCCCACCCTGAGCGAGGTGCTGGCGGAGTTCTTCCGCCGGCGCTAG
- the sucC gene encoding ADP-forming succinate--CoA ligase subunit beta — protein sequence MNIHEYQAKEIFRGAGIPVPEGDVAATPEEARAIATRLGAPVVVKAQVHAGGRGKAGGIKIAATADEAREHAARILGMEIKGLPVRRVLVTPAAEIAHEYYLGIVVDRAAGKPLVMVSREGGIDIEEVARTNPGAIVKEHFDPLPGLHPFQATGLAYAIEPDPKAARPIAEILRKLAACFVRIDASLAEINPLVRTPDGRLLALDAKVNLDDNALFLHAGLEDLRDRSAESPNEEAARAMGLSYIKLDGSIGCVVNGAGLAMATMDLVKHFGGSPANFLDIGGSSNAEKVVTAIRIITEDPSVRVILFNIFGGITRCDDVASGIVRALEATKVDLPIVVRLTGTNEERGREILKGAAGVLSLPSMEEAVQKAVALAGDSGRMAS from the coding sequence ATGAACATCCACGAGTACCAGGCGAAGGAGATCTTCCGCGGCGCCGGCATCCCGGTCCCGGAGGGGGACGTGGCCGCGACTCCGGAGGAGGCGCGGGCGATCGCGACGAGGCTGGGCGCGCCGGTCGTCGTGAAGGCCCAGGTCCACGCCGGAGGGCGCGGGAAGGCCGGCGGGATCAAGATCGCGGCGACGGCCGATGAGGCGCGCGAGCACGCCGCCCGGATCCTGGGGATGGAGATCAAGGGGCTTCCCGTCCGGCGCGTCCTCGTCACGCCCGCCGCCGAGATCGCCCACGAGTACTACCTCGGCATCGTCGTCGATCGGGCCGCCGGCAAGCCCCTCGTGATGGTCTCCCGAGAAGGGGGGATCGACATCGAGGAGGTCGCGCGGACGAATCCCGGCGCGATCGTGAAGGAGCACTTCGATCCCCTGCCGGGCCTGCATCCCTTCCAGGCGACCGGCCTCGCCTACGCGATCGAGCCCGACCCGAAGGCCGCCCGCCCGATCGCCGAGATCCTCCGCAAGCTGGCGGCCTGCTTCGTCCGGATCGACGCCTCGCTGGCCGAGATCAATCCGCTCGTCCGGACCCCCGACGGCCGGCTCCTCGCCCTCGACGCGAAGGTCAACCTCGATGACAACGCCCTCTTCCTCCATGCCGGCCTCGAGGATCTCCGCGATCGATCCGCGGAGTCGCCGAACGAGGAGGCGGCCCGCGCGATGGGGCTCTCCTACATCAAGCTGGACGGCTCGATCGGCTGCGTCGTCAACGGGGCGGGGCTCGCGATGGCGACGATGGACCTCGTCAAGCACTTCGGTGGCAGTCCGGCCAACTTCCTCGACATCGGCGGCTCCTCGAACGCGGAGAAGGTGGTCACCGCGATCCGGATCATCACCGAGGATCCGAGCGTCCGCGTCATCCTCTTCAACATCTTCGGCGGGATCACGCGGTGCGACGACGTCGCCAGCGGCATCGTCCGCGCCCTCGAGGCCACGAAGGTCGACCTCCCGATCGTCGTGCGCTTGACCGGCACGAACGAGGAGCGAGGGCGCGAGATCTTGAAGGGCGCCGCCGGAGTCCTCTCGCTGCCCTCCATGGAGGAGGCGGTCCAGAAGGCCGTCGCCCTCGCCGGCGACTCGGGAAGGATGGCGTCATGA
- the sucD gene encoding succinate--CoA ligase subunit alpha, producing the protein MSILVNQETRVLVQGITGHDGAFHARAMKAYGTKVVAGVTPGKGGEKLDDIPVFHTVAAAVRETGADCSVVYVPTAFAADAILEAAHSGIRLVVAITEGIPTLQMINVLQVLGRLGTRLVGPNCPGLISPGKCKVGIMPGDIHLMGRVGVVSRSGTLTYEMVHQLTQAGIGQSTCIGIGGDPIPGTSFIDCLSLFEADPETRAVLLIGEIGGTAEEEAARFVSAKMTKPVVAFIAGLTAPPGKRMGHAGAIISGGSGTAAEKIKALGEAGIPVARVPSEIGPLMKKAAGF; encoded by the coding sequence ATGAGCATCCTGGTCAATCAGGAGACGCGCGTTCTCGTGCAGGGGATCACGGGGCACGACGGCGCCTTTCACGCCCGCGCGATGAAGGCGTACGGAACGAAGGTGGTCGCGGGAGTGACGCCGGGCAAGGGGGGCGAGAAGCTCGACGACATTCCGGTCTTCCACACCGTCGCGGCGGCCGTTCGCGAGACCGGGGCCGACTGCTCGGTCGTCTACGTTCCCACAGCCTTCGCGGCCGACGCGATCCTCGAGGCCGCCCACTCCGGCATCCGCCTCGTCGTCGCGATCACCGAGGGGATCCCAACGCTCCAGATGATCAACGTCCTGCAGGTCCTTGGAAGGCTCGGGACCCGGCTCGTGGGCCCCAACTGCCCCGGCCTGATCTCGCCGGGGAAGTGCAAGGTAGGGATCATGCCGGGGGACATCCACTTGATGGGGAGAGTCGGTGTCGTCTCGCGCAGCGGGACTCTGACCTACGAGATGGTCCACCAGCTCACGCAGGCGGGGATTGGCCAGTCGACCTGCATCGGGATCGGCGGAGATCCGATCCCCGGGACGAGCTTCATCGACTGCCTCTCCCTCTTCGAGGCGGATCCGGAGACCCGGGCGGTCCTCCTCATCGGGGAGATCGGCGGCACGGCGGAGGAGGAGGCGGCGCGCTTCGTCTCGGCCAAGATGACGAAGCCGGTCGTCGCCTTCATCGCCGGTCTCACCGCACCCCCGGGGAAGAGGATGGGGCACGCCGGCGCGATCATCTCGGGAGGAAGCGGGACGGCGGCGGAGAAGATCAAGGCGCTTGGCGAGGCGGGAATCCCGGTCGCGCGGGTTCCGTCGGAGATCGGGCCGCTCATGAAGAAGGCGGCTGGATTCTAG